One stretch of Brevibacillus laterosporus DNA includes these proteins:
- the sdaAA gene encoding L-serine ammonia-lyase, iron-sulfur-dependent, subunit alpha — protein sequence MFRNAAELVAQAKEQNVKIAEIMIKCEIETRSITREEVLAGMEKNLIVMEQAVERGIRGVKSPTGLTGGDAVKVKEYMKSGKGLSGHTILDAVSKAVATNEVNTAMGIICATPTAGSAGTVPGVLFALKEKLQPTRDEMIEFLFTAGAFGMVVANNACISGAAGGCQAEVGSASGMAAAAAVEMAGGTPDQAATAMAIALKNMLGLVCDPVAGLVEVPCVKRNAAGASNAMIAADLSLAGVTSTIPCDEVIEAMFRIGQTMPVALRETAEGGLAATPTGRRLQEEIFGKSSK from the coding sequence ATGTTTCGGAACGCAGCGGAACTAGTGGCGCAAGCTAAAGAACAAAATGTAAAAATTGCAGAAATTATGATTAAATGTGAAATAGAGACAAGAAGTATCACGCGTGAAGAAGTGCTTGCCGGAATGGAAAAGAATTTAATCGTGATGGAGCAAGCCGTAGAACGTGGTATTCGAGGAGTGAAGTCACCGACAGGTTTAACAGGCGGTGATGCTGTGAAAGTTAAAGAGTACATGAAGAGCGGAAAAGGCTTATCTGGACATACGATTTTGGATGCGGTGAGTAAAGCAGTTGCAACAAATGAAGTAAATACAGCGATGGGAATCATTTGTGCAACACCAACAGCAGGATCAGCTGGAACAGTACCAGGTGTACTGTTTGCACTGAAAGAAAAATTGCAGCCAACACGTGACGAAATGATTGAATTTTTATTTACAGCAGGAGCTTTTGGTATGGTTGTTGCAAACAATGCTTGTATTTCTGGCGCGGCTGGAGGATGTCAAGCTGAAGTTGGTTCAGCAAGTGGAATGGCAGCTGCTGCTGCTGTTGAAATGGCTGGTGGAACGCCAGATCAAGCAGCTACAGCTATGGCAATTGCCTTAAAGAATATGCTTGGTTTAGTATGTGACCCAGTTGCTGGGCTTGTAGAAGTACCTTGTGTAAAACGTAATGCAGCGGGGGCATCAAATGCTATGATTGCAGCTGATTTATCGCTAGCTGGTGTAACTAGTACAATTCCATGTGATGAAGTTATTGAAGCGATGTTTAGAATCGGACAAACAATGCCAGTAGCACTTCGTGAAACAGCTGAAGGTGGACTTGCAGCAACACCGACAGGTCGTCGTCTGCAAGAAGAGATTTTTGGGAAGAGCAGCAAATAA
- a CDS encoding sigma-70 family RNA polymerase sigma factor, protein MEECINVVFLSIWNNSDKFNGDSNDFKKWICAVAKFKSIDYYRKASKKMEPTSNYMELNAGISAEDELIMLENRTELINLINHLEPVERDIFIMKFFLGFKTEDISTKLGLTKASVDNRIYRGKKKLSKRARNLMLGENGI, encoded by the coding sequence ATGGAAGAATGTATTAACGTTGTTTTTCTTTCGATTTGGAACAATTCGGACAAGTTCAATGGGGATTCGAACGATTTTAAGAAATGGATTTGCGCCGTTGCAAAATTCAAGTCTATTGATTATTACAGAAAGGCCAGTAAGAAAATGGAACCCACCTCCAATTACATGGAATTAAATGCAGGGATTTCTGCTGAAGATGAGCTAATCATGTTGGAAAACAGAACCGAGCTTATTAACCTAATTAACCATCTTGAGCCTGTTGAGCGGGATATTTTCATCATGAAGTTCTTTCTTGGTTTCAAGACCGAGGACATTTCGACAAAGCTCGGCTTGACCAAGGCCTCGGTAGACAATCGAATTTATCGAGGGAAGAAGAAACTGAGCAAAAGAGCCAGAAACCTCATGTTAGGAGAGAACGGAATATGA
- a CDS encoding transcriptional regulator gives MEILKGTILLLFVLSLFSLFSFKAPNGMKAMGALASAAVASFLVEAFQLYVGGDLIGIPFLKEVGESAGSLGGVAGATLVALAMGVSPVYAMLVGASVLKFGLLPGFIAGYLISFLVKQIEKRIPEGLDLIACIVIAAPLTRLIAKGMDPIVTATLQQIGGVITSSTDANPIIMGIILGGIITVVATAPLSSMALTALLGLTGLPMAIGALAVTSSSFMNYVFFKRMKFGDKRTTIAVAIEPLTQADLISANPIPVYVTNFIGGATAGVIISMFDLINNATGTATPIAGLMVMYGFNDPVKVTLCFLCIMVSGIISGYIGSLLFKNYPIRTAEQIRGTAGKAIDPAV, from the coding sequence ATGGAGATTCTTAAGGGAACGATATTACTATTATTTGTACTAAGTCTTTTTTCACTCTTTAGTTTTAAAGCACCAAACGGTATGAAGGCAATGGGAGCTTTAGCAAGTGCAGCAGTTGCTAGTTTCTTAGTTGAAGCTTTTCAGCTATACGTTGGTGGTGATTTAATCGGTATACCATTTTTAAAAGAGGTTGGGGAATCTGCCGGTAGTCTAGGCGGCGTAGCTGGTGCAACTTTAGTTGCATTAGCGATGGGCGTATCACCTGTTTATGCCATGCTTGTAGGGGCTTCTGTGTTAAAATTTGGATTGCTTCCAGGGTTTATTGCTGGTTATCTTATATCATTTTTAGTAAAACAAATTGAAAAACGCATACCAGAAGGATTAGATTTAATTGCTTGTATTGTAATTGCAGCACCATTAACAAGATTAATTGCAAAAGGAATGGATCCGATTGTAACAGCAACATTGCAGCAAATCGGTGGAGTTATTACATCATCAACTGATGCAAATCCAATTATTATGGGAATTATACTAGGTGGTATTATTACAGTCGTTGCAACTGCACCGTTAAGCTCAATGGCATTAACAGCATTGCTTGGATTAACAGGGTTACCGATGGCAATTGGTGCATTAGCGGTAACAAGTTCATCCTTTATGAACTACGTATTCTTTAAACGAATGAAGTTTGGAGATAAGCGTACGACAATTGCAGTTGCGATTGAACCATTAACGCAAGCGGATCTAATTTCAGCAAATCCAATTCCGGTTTATGTAACAAACTTTATTGGTGGAGCAACAGCGGGAGTTATTATTTCAATGTTTGATCTTATTAATAATGCAACAGGAACAGCAACGCCAATTGCAGGACTTATGGTTATGTACGGGTTCAATGATCCAGTGAAAGTAACATTATGTTTCTTATGTATTATGGTATCTGGTATTATTTCAGGATATATTGGCTCACTGTTATTCAAAAACTATCCAATTCGTACAGCGGAGCAAATTCGTGGTACGGCTGGAAAAGCAATAGATCCGGCAGTTTAA
- a CDS encoding amino acid ABC transporter permease, with translation MSLDWMIRIAEQNWPMFLRGAGITLLIALIGTIVGAIIGLLAGIIRTIPMPGRGVKRFFLKTLNVILSMYIEFFRGTPMIVQAMAIFYGAALAFGWHINPIIAGVVIVSINTGAYMAEIVRGGIISVDKGQFEAAQAIGMNHIQTMMNVVLPQVIRNILPATGNQFIINIKDTAVLSVISVTELFFQTKTVSGNNFRYFESFFIACIIYFVMTYSITLILRYFERKLDGSDNYMITASQIDTAEDIKRKANHTPGM, from the coding sequence ATGAGCTTAGATTGGATGATAAGAATCGCTGAGCAAAACTGGCCGATGTTTCTGCGCGGTGCAGGAATTACCCTTCTAATTGCTTTAATAGGGACAATCGTTGGTGCGATTATTGGGCTGCTGGCAGGTATCATTCGCACGATACCAATGCCTGGACGGGGAGTAAAACGGTTTTTCCTAAAAACCTTGAACGTAATCTTATCAATGTATATTGAATTTTTCCGAGGAACACCGATGATCGTGCAAGCGATGGCCATATTCTACGGAGCTGCATTAGCATTTGGCTGGCATATAAATCCGATTATCGCAGGTGTAGTCATTGTTTCGATTAATACTGGTGCCTATATGGCTGAAATCGTCCGCGGGGGAATTATATCCGTTGATAAAGGTCAATTTGAAGCGGCGCAGGCTATTGGGATGAACCATATTCAAACGATGATGAATGTCGTCTTGCCTCAGGTGATCCGCAATATACTTCCTGCTACCGGGAATCAATTTATCATAAATATTAAAGATACCGCTGTTCTAAGTGTAATCTCTGTTACAGAGTTATTCTTCCAGACAAAAACGGTATCAGGCAATAACTTTAGATATTTCGAATCGTTCTTTATCGCATGCATTATCTATTTTGTGATGACTTATTCAATTACGCTTATCTTGCGTTATTTTGAAAGAAAATTGGATGGCTCGGATAATTATATGATTACTGCCAGTCAAATTGACACGGCGGAAGATATTAAGCGTAAAGCCAATCATACACCAGGAATGTAG
- a CDS encoding DUF4179 domain-containing protein yields MKDIYELLNDASIDANEFEEMEVTELEKVKVKSALKKSISKKKMGWKNNVAVASLMVALSATTLGLAFPAFANGIPVIGDIFRYLDTGITGLHDNYKEYSTEMNMAKESNGIKVTINDAIFDGETVSLTFSIESEQDLGENPTTRGNPDLEGSRGIAGLSKISKVGENQYVGLYQATDLTNSVDDTLGITWDLDSIIVPDKQEEIKGDWKFEFTLNATNSDTQLIGQSVEQSRVKVNLDKISITPMSFIVCYDQEVSEIVRNKWHGVDVELEVKDDLGNAYSGQGNGGTGSDSYNISWSKTFGKLDPNASKLIVTPHVTLRSYNSENYTSVELMGNGPKLLPLPTKLGTGKEEFVLNDIVIELKN; encoded by the coding sequence ATGAAAGATATCTACGAATTGTTGAACGACGCTAGCATTGACGCAAACGAATTCGAGGAGATGGAAGTTACTGAGCTCGAAAAGGTCAAAGTTAAAAGCGCCTTAAAGAAATCGATAAGCAAGAAGAAGATGGGTTGGAAAAACAATGTCGCGGTGGCTTCCTTAATGGTCGCCTTGTCGGCTACAACACTGGGATTGGCTTTCCCCGCTTTCGCAAACGGCATTCCTGTCATCGGAGACATCTTCAGATATTTGGACACCGGAATAACAGGACTTCACGACAATTACAAGGAATATTCCACCGAGATGAACATGGCAAAAGAAAGCAATGGCATCAAAGTAACGATAAACGATGCGATCTTTGACGGGGAAACCGTGTCGTTAACGTTTTCCATAGAAAGTGAACAAGACTTAGGCGAAAATCCCACTACGCGAGGCAACCCCGACCTCGAAGGGTCCCGAGGGATCGCAGGACTTTCTAAAATTTCAAAAGTCGGTGAAAACCAATATGTGGGTCTGTATCAAGCCACAGACCTAACCAATAGCGTAGACGATACGTTGGGAATAACGTGGGATCTGGACAGTATTATCGTCCCAGACAAACAGGAAGAAATTAAAGGCGACTGGAAATTTGAATTTACTTTAAACGCTACGAATAGCGATACCCAACTAATCGGCCAAAGCGTAGAGCAAAGCAGAGTAAAGGTGAACCTAGACAAAATATCCATCACCCCAATGTCCTTTATCGTTTGTTACGACCAAGAGGTATCCGAGATTGTAAGAAACAAATGGCACGGGGTCGATGTTGAATTGGAAGTCAAGGATGATTTGGGGAATGCCTACTCAGGCCAAGGTAATGGTGGAACAGGCAGTGATTCTTATAATATCAGCTGGAGCAAAACTTTCGGAAAACTGGATCCGAATGCGTCGAAGCTTATTGTAACTCCTCACGTCACCTTAAGAAGTTATAATTCTGAAAACTATACTTCCGTTGAGCTGATGGGGAATGGACCAAAGCTACTTCCATTACCAACTAAACTCGGAACAGGGAAAGAAGAGTTTGTCCTGAATGACATTGTTATTGAACTAAAGAATTGA
- a CDS encoding DUF423 domain-containing protein, with amino-acid sequence MAQTFMILGGIGGLLSVALGAFAAHGLKGKLSNNMLANFQTGAQYQMYHSLALVIIAILVKVLGTSTLLTAAGWLFVVGIVLFSGSLYALSLSGIRKLGAITPLGGLAFLAGWTCLLLCGVTWSA; translated from the coding sequence ATGGCTCAAACCTTCATGATACTAGGCGGCATAGGTGGTCTTCTATCCGTAGCTCTAGGAGCATTCGCAGCTCATGGTTTGAAAGGGAAACTCAGCAATAACATGCTTGCCAATTTTCAAACCGGTGCACAATATCAGATGTACCATTCCCTTGCTTTAGTGATCATAGCGATATTGGTAAAAGTTCTTGGGACAAGTACACTACTTACTGCTGCTGGATGGTTGTTTGTGGTGGGCATCGTACTCTTTTCTGGAAGCTTATATGCGCTCAGCTTGTCAGGTATTCGTAAGCTTGGTGCCATTACCCCACTCGGTGGACTTGCTTTTCTAGCAGGATGGACTTGCCTACTACTTTGTGGAGTTACTTGGTCCGCATAA
- the sdaAB gene encoding L-serine ammonia-lyase, iron-sulfur-dependent, subunit beta has protein sequence MKYRTVFDIIGPVMIGPSSSHTAGAARMGQVARQLFRHEPERVKISLYGSFAKTYRGHGTDVALIGGILGFETDDTRIPNALEIAKEHEIEVEFIEEEANAPHPNTARIRLYKGEEEIEVVACSIGGGKIEVVELNGFDLQLSGTSPALLIVNNDRFGAIASVSSILAKHEVNISTMSVSRKEKGRRALMVIETDELLADEMIEEIKEQSNICQVTIMD, from the coding sequence ATGAAATATCGCACAGTATTTGATATTATTGGTCCGGTTATGATTGGCCCGTCAAGTTCACATACAGCAGGTGCGGCAAGAATGGGGCAAGTTGCTCGTCAACTGTTTCGTCACGAACCGGAGAGAGTTAAGATTTCGTTATATGGATCGTTTGCAAAAACATATCGTGGTCACGGGACTGATGTAGCGTTAATTGGTGGAATATTAGGATTTGAAACGGATGATACACGAATTCCAAATGCGTTAGAAATTGCAAAAGAGCACGAAATTGAAGTGGAATTTATTGAAGAAGAAGCAAATGCTCCACATCCAAATACAGCGAGAATTCGTCTGTATAAAGGAGAAGAAGAAATCGAAGTCGTTGCTTGTTCAATAGGTGGCGGCAAGATTGAAGTTGTGGAGTTAAATGGATTTGATCTTCAGCTATCAGGAACAAGTCCGGCACTTCTTATTGTAAATAACGATCGCTTTGGAGCAATTGCATCTGTATCTTCTATACTTGCGAAACATGAAGTTAATATCAGTACGATGAGTGTTTCACGTAAGGAAAAAGGAAGAAGAGCGCTTATGGTCATTGAAACAGATGAATTATTAGCAGACGAAATGATTGAGGAAATAAAAGAGCAATCAAATATTTGTCAAGTAACCATTATGGATTAA
- a CDS encoding citrate transporter, producing the protein MSLSLIGLITILIIVTLLISGKVIPIVAMVIPPLLGALMAGYSFVEIGSFFGSGVSSVINVAIMFIFAIIFFGIMQDVGLFDPLINKMVVFSQGNVITVSVGTVLVAAIAHLDGSGASTFLITIPALLPVYKRLKMNPYLLLLLVGGSASIMNMIPWAGPLGRTASVLEMDVTELWKPLIPIQIIGMILMIALAVLLGMREKRKIIRNYGSLESAASLEEAVEEQDASIKSEQENDLARPKLLWINAFLALTVVGVLVAGIIPAGLAFMIGVSIALPLNFLKVNDQMDRLRAHAPNALTMASIILAAGLFLGILNGTGMLNAIANDVVKVLPGTIAPYLHIIVGLLAVPFDLILSTDAYYFALLPVVDQIAASFGVASLSTAYAMVIGNIVGTFVSPLSPALWLALGLAGLEMGRHIRYSLFWMWGISMLLVVLGISIGII; encoded by the coding sequence TTGAGTCTTAGTTTGATTGGTCTTATTACTATTTTAATTATTGTCACATTGCTTATCAGCGGAAAAGTGATTCCGATTGTTGCAATGGTTATACCACCGTTACTAGGCGCATTAATGGCGGGTTATAGTTTCGTAGAAATTGGAAGTTTTTTTGGAAGCGGCGTAAGCTCTGTCATAAATGTTGCGATTATGTTTATTTTTGCTATTATCTTTTTTGGAATTATGCAAGATGTTGGACTCTTTGATCCATTAATTAATAAAATGGTTGTTTTTTCACAGGGAAATGTGATCACAGTTAGTGTCGGAACAGTTTTAGTGGCAGCGATTGCCCATTTAGATGGATCTGGTGCTTCGACATTTTTAATTACCATTCCTGCGCTTTTACCAGTTTATAAGCGTTTAAAAATGAATCCATATTTGTTACTCCTATTAGTAGGGGGAAGTGCAAGTATCATGAATATGATTCCGTGGGCTGGTCCTTTAGGACGAACAGCTTCAGTCTTAGAAATGGATGTCACGGAATTATGGAAACCGCTTATTCCTATCCAAATCATCGGTATGATTCTAATGATTGCTTTAGCAGTTCTTCTAGGCATGAGGGAGAAGAGAAAAATCATCAGGAATTATGGTTCGTTAGAGTCTGCAGCATCTCTTGAAGAAGCAGTAGAAGAACAGGATGCTTCAATCAAGTCTGAGCAGGAAAACGATTTGGCTCGTCCTAAATTACTTTGGATAAATGCTTTTTTAGCATTAACGGTAGTTGGTGTGCTTGTGGCAGGAATCATCCCAGCAGGCTTGGCTTTCATGATAGGGGTAAGTATTGCATTGCCGCTTAACTTCTTAAAGGTAAATGATCAGATGGATAGATTGCGTGCACATGCACCAAATGCTCTTACAATGGCATCTATCATTCTTGCAGCTGGCTTATTCTTAGGAATACTAAATGGGACAGGAATGCTCAATGCAATTGCCAATGACGTCGTTAAGGTACTTCCAGGAACCATTGCTCCTTACCTGCATATTATCGTCGGTTTGTTAGCTGTGCCGTTTGATTTAATATTAAGTACAGATGCGTATTACTTTGCGCTGCTTCCAGTGGTAGATCAAATTGCTGCCAGCTTTGGAGTCGCTTCTTTATCCACTGCGTACGCCATGGTTATCGGAAATATCGTCGGTACGTTTGTGAGCCCGCTTTCACCAGCTCTTTGGCTTGCGTTAGGTTTAGCCGGTCTGGAAATGGGACGTCATATCCGCTACTCTCTTTTCTGGATGTGGGGAATTAGCATGCTCCTCGTAGTACTAGGTATATCAATAGGAATTATTTAA
- a CDS encoding ABC transporter substrate-binding protein codes for MRKKLSLFAAITLIASILLAACGTSDSGSSGDSSEGGTFKVGLEAGYAPFNWTQMDDANGGVKIDGNVEYAGGYDVEIAKKIAEGLGKELVIVKTEWDGLVPALTSGKIDVILAGMSPTDERKKTIDFSDNYYKSDLVMVVKKGGEYENASSIQDFKGAKVTAQLNTFHYSVINQIDGVSQRPAMDSFPAMRVALESGVIDGYVSERPEGVSASAANDNFAMVEFTEGFKTSEDDTAIAVGLAKNSKLTEKINEILAGISEEDRINIMDAAIKNQPAAK; via the coding sequence ATGAGAAAAAAGTTATCTTTATTTGCGGCTATCACATTGATAGCTAGTATTTTATTAGCAGCATGCGGGACAAGTGATTCTGGTAGTTCAGGAGACTCTTCAGAGGGCGGCACATTTAAAGTAGGTCTTGAAGCAGGCTATGCACCATTTAATTGGACACAAATGGATGATGCAAACGGCGGTGTAAAAATTGATGGCAATGTAGAATACGCAGGCGGGTATGATGTGGAAATCGCCAAGAAGATTGCTGAAGGATTAGGGAAAGAGCTAGTCATTGTTAAAACTGAATGGGATGGACTTGTTCCTGCCTTAACCTCTGGCAAAATTGATGTAATTTTAGCAGGGATGTCACCAACTGATGAGCGCAAGAAAACGATTGATTTTTCTGATAACTATTACAAATCAGATTTAGTGATGGTCGTTAAAAAAGGCGGAGAATATGAAAATGCTTCTTCTATACAGGATTTCAAAGGGGCAAAGGTTACAGCTCAATTGAACACATTCCACTATTCAGTCATCAACCAGATTGATGGCGTTTCACAGCGACCGGCAATGGATAGCTTCCCGGCGATGCGTGTGGCCTTAGAATCAGGCGTAATTGATGGTTATGTATCTGAACGTCCTGAAGGAGTAAGTGCTTCAGCAGCAAATGATAACTTTGCGATGGTAGAATTTACAGAAGGCTTTAAGACATCAGAAGATGATACAGCCATTGCAGTAGGCTTAGCAAAAAATAGTAAACTTACAGAAAAAATAAATGAAATACTAGCAGGTATCTCAGAGGAAGATCGAATCAATATTATGGATGCTGCCATTAAGAATCAGCCAGCAGCAAAATAA
- a CDS encoding sensor histidine kinase has protein sequence MKRFSNIKFNLKLKMILLISFLIIGICIIFAVFLERFILNMAEEQIGKRALSLAHSVANIPEIREAFKLEEPSLVIQDIVQPIQQESGAEFIVVGDTEEIRYSHPNPSYIGEKMVGGDNDRALLHGESYESKKEGTLGVSIRGKVPIFFEGKIVGVVSVGFLNNDIQRIVADQSKSLWLTLSIIILLGISGAIFIAYYIKGLLHDMEPEEISHLYLQKETILQSTHEGIIAVDNNGAITAINKAAKDILFTQLAQKQMNYVGSLIKVIVPSLDIDAYVKHRSRFFNREMVLGEDVVLVNQTPIFSEDAFTGIVYTFRKKTELEKVTEELSRIKQYANAQRAQTHEYSNKLHIILGLVQNNRKNEVIDFIKKESNIQQDRLKFLSEKVADPLIQALFQGKFNQANQLGISMVIHPDSRLDYPFSEVKQDVLLTALGNVIENALESVKQKEGGQRKVSIFFTDIGDDCIFEIEDSGSGVAEKNITRIFEQGFSTKKGNHRGTGLALTKLMLNSARGEIFLEEGELGGACFIIIIPKD, from the coding sequence ATGAAGCGGTTTTCTAATATAAAATTTAATTTAAAGCTGAAGATGATCTTGCTCATCAGTTTTTTGATTATTGGAATATGTATTATTTTTGCTGTATTTCTAGAACGTTTTATATTGAATATGGCTGAAGAGCAAATAGGAAAAAGAGCCTTAAGTCTTGCACATAGTGTAGCGAATATACCGGAAATTAGAGAAGCTTTTAAATTGGAAGAGCCCTCTTTAGTGATTCAAGATATCGTTCAGCCGATACAGCAGGAGTCAGGAGCAGAATTTATTGTTGTTGGGGATACGGAAGAAATTAGATATTCACATCCTAATCCGAGCTATATTGGGGAGAAAATGGTAGGAGGCGATAATGATAGGGCCTTGCTTCATGGCGAGTCCTATGAATCAAAGAAGGAAGGAACGCTAGGGGTATCGATTCGGGGAAAAGTGCCAATTTTCTTTGAAGGGAAGATTGTGGGGGTAGTGTCTGTTGGTTTTCTCAATAATGATATACAAAGAATTGTTGCGGACCAAAGTAAATCATTATGGTTAACATTAAGTATTATAATTCTATTGGGAATTTCTGGAGCTATCTTTATTGCTTATTATATAAAAGGATTATTGCATGATATGGAGCCTGAGGAGATTTCTCATTTGTATCTTCAGAAGGAAACTATTTTACAGTCAACACATGAAGGAATTATTGCAGTGGATAATAATGGGGCAATTACGGCTATTAATAAAGCGGCCAAAGACATTCTGTTCACACAATTGGCGCAGAAACAAATGAATTATGTGGGCTCATTAATTAAAGTGATTGTTCCTTCACTAGATATTGATGCGTATGTGAAACATAGAAGCCGATTTTTTAACCGGGAAATGGTGCTTGGTGAAGATGTCGTTCTTGTCAATCAGACACCCATTTTTAGTGAAGATGCATTCACGGGGATTGTCTATACTTTCCGTAAAAAAACGGAGTTAGAAAAAGTGACAGAGGAACTTTCTAGAATTAAACAATATGCTAATGCGCAGCGGGCACAAACACATGAGTACTCCAATAAACTGCATATCATACTTGGGTTAGTGCAAAACAATCGAAAAAATGAGGTGATAGATTTTATAAAAAAAGAAAGTAATATCCAGCAAGATAGGTTGAAGTTTTTATCGGAAAAAGTAGCTGACCCTCTTATTCAGGCATTATTTCAAGGGAAGTTTAACCAAGCAAATCAGCTTGGCATTTCTATGGTCATTCATCCAGACAGCAGGTTAGATTATCCATTTTCAGAGGTGAAGCAGGATGTGCTTTTAACTGCGTTGGGTAACGTGATTGAAAATGCATTGGAGTCGGTAAAACAAAAGGAAGGCGGTCAGCGTAAGGTTTCAATCTTTTTTACTGATATTGGGGACGATTGTATTTTTGAAATTGAAGATTCGGGTTCGGGGGTGGCTGAAAAGAATATCACTCGCATCTTTGAACAAGGATTTTCAACTAAGAAGGGCAACCATAGAGGAACAGGCCTAGCTCTTACGAAGCTGATGCTAAATAGTGCTCGCGGTGAGATTTTTTTAGAAGAAGGAGAACTCGGAGGAGCTTGTTTTATTATCATCATACCAAAGGATTGA
- a CDS encoding response regulator translates to MKEIFYVLIIEDDFRVADINRQYVEKTAGFAVQKIVKSRKEMLDYLESSETIPDIFLLDLYIPNVEGMELFWQIRHSYHEADIIIVTAEKEVKSIQESLRGGVFDYIVKPVDEERFSQTLLKYKEYRGILLSKKEMEQGDIDALFGFRRIPDSSARVDADLPKGIDSLTLNKIHRLFTKTEIGGITAVELSSELGISRSTARRYLEYLVSLKVVKTKLIYGTVGRPERRYIICETYEQNH, encoded by the coding sequence GTGAAGGAAATATTTTATGTACTTATTATCGAGGATGATTTTAGAGTGGCTGATATTAATCGTCAATATGTTGAAAAAACAGCTGGCTTTGCCGTTCAAAAAATAGTAAAGAGCAGAAAAGAAATGTTAGATTATCTTGAAAGTAGTGAAACTATTCCGGATATCTTTTTATTGGATTTATATATACCCAATGTAGAAGGAATGGAATTATTCTGGCAGATTCGTCATTCTTACCATGAAGCTGATATCATCATCGTCACTGCTGAAAAGGAAGTAAAGTCTATTCAGGAATCTCTTCGCGGCGGCGTGTTTGATTATATCGTAAAGCCTGTAGATGAGGAGCGCTTTAGTCAAACATTATTAAAATATAAAGAATACCGGGGCATCCTGTTATCCAAGAAGGAAATGGAACAAGGTGATATAGATGCTTTATTTGGCTTTCGTCGTATTCCTGATTCTTCCGCAAGGGTTGATGCAGATCTCCCTAAAGGAATTGACTCTCTTACTTTGAATAAGATTCATCGCTTATTCACAAAAACGGAAATTGGTGGAATTACGGCTGTTGAATTAAGTTCCGAGCTAGGCATTAGCCGTTCTACTGCGCGGCGTTATTTAGAATATTTAGTTTCTCTAAAAGTGGTAAAAACGAAGCTCATCTATGGTACTGTAGGAAGGCCGGAACGAAGATATATAATCTGTGAAACTTATGAACAAAATCATTAA
- a CDS encoding amino acid ABC transporter ATP-binding protein: METVIDIQGLSKSFGSHEILKDINFSVNKGEVVSIIGSSGAGKSTLLRCVNLLEKPNGGKIICKGENILDDKHDVHLYRRRLGMVFQQFNLFNNHNVLGNCVVGQVKVLKRSKEEAEKIALKYLKEVGMDSYVNAKPRQLSGGQKQRVAIARALSMEPDVMLFDEPTSALDPEMVGEVLKVMKELAETGLTMLIVTHEMEFAKEVSSRVVFMDKGVIAEEGTPQRIFNQPTQERTKEFLKRTLKQG, from the coding sequence ATGGAGACAGTCATTGATATTCAAGGCTTAAGCAAATCCTTTGGAAGCCATGAAATATTAAAGGATATAAACTTTTCAGTAAACAAGGGAGAAGTCGTTTCAATCATCGGTTCATCAGGGGCGGGCAAGTCCACACTGCTCCGATGTGTGAATCTATTAGAAAAACCGAACGGCGGTAAAATAATCTGTAAAGGTGAGAACATTCTTGATGATAAGCACGATGTTCATCTTTACCGGAGAAGGCTGGGCATGGTATTCCAGCAATTTAATTTATTCAATAATCACAATGTCCTTGGAAATTGTGTAGTAGGACAAGTAAAAGTATTGAAAAGATCAAAAGAAGAGGCGGAAAAAATCGCCCTCAAATATTTGAAAGAGGTAGGCATGGATTCTTATGTAAATGCAAAGCCTAGACAGCTTTCCGGTGGACAAAAACAGCGGGTTGCTATCGCAAGAGCCCTTTCTATGGAGCCTGATGTGATGCTGTTTGACGAGCCAACATCAGCACTTGATCCAGAGATGGTCGGAGAAGTACTTAAGGTAATGAAAGAGCTTGCTGAAACAGGACTCACAATGCTGATTGTCACACACGAAATGGAATTTGCAAAGGAAGTATCCAGTCGTGTCGTATTCATGGATAAAGGCGTCATTGCCGAAGAAGGCACACCACAGCGCATCTTCAATCAGCCGACACAAGAACGGACGAAAGAATTCCTGAAGCGAACTTTGAAACAAGGATAA